The sequence below is a genomic window from Aminivibrio sp..
ATCCGCCATTTTGTGTCGCCTTACGCAGAAACGGCGGCTGCTGCCGCGTAAGACGTGGCTGCATTAAGCAGCCAGTGCGTAGTTATTGTTGTTGACGTTTGTTTTTGTGTCCGCGTTTAACGAGGTTCGGACAACCTCGGCCCGCTCTTCCAGACCCTCCGTCTTGCCGTCGAGACCAATCGGCCCCATTGATGGCAGCTTAATCATCTCTGTTTCTGTGCCGGACCGCCCGTTCCATGTCGCGCTTGGCGTCCCGTTCCGCTATGGAGTCACGCTTGTCGTGGAGCAGTTTCCCTTTGACGAGCGCCAGTTCCACCTTGGCCCGCTTCCCTTCCTTGAGGTACATGGAGAGGGGAACGAGGGTGAGACCTTTTTCCCGGACCTTCGAGAAGAGACGCAGGATTTCGTGCTTCTTCATAAGGAGTTTCCGGTCCCGGAGAGGTTCGTGGTTGTAGTAGCCGCCCTTTTCGTAGGGGGAGATGTGGACCCCCACGAGCCAGAGCTCGCCGTTCCGGATCAGCGCATACCCTTCCTTGAGGTTGACCTTGCCGTCCCGGACGGATTTAATCTCCGTGCCCGTGAGGACGATGCCGCATTCAAAGGTCTCAAGGATGAAGTAGTCATGCCGGGCTTTTCTATTTTGCGCTACTGTCCGGTCCGCCATCTTTATTCTCCGATGAAGATTTTAGCAAATTAGTCAGGATTAGTCAACAAGACATCTCCTGAGAAAAAGAGGCCCCGGCGTGTGCCGGAACCTCTCCTCAATTCCCAAATGGTCGGGGCGAGAGGATTTGAACCTCCGACCTCCTGGTCCCGAACCAGGCGCGCTTACCAGACTGCGCTACGCCCCGAAACACCGCACTTCCGAAGATGGTATTCCGACAACGGCGAAGATTGTAACACCCCCGGCCTACCTCGTCAAACGATCGTCCCTTTTTCTTTCGTCTTCTCCGGGCGCCGCTCCGCCCTTCCGGTTGTTCCATATTATCCTGTTGCCGGGCGTGCCGTCGGCGGCAAGGGGTATTTCCGTCCAGCCCCAGGGAGTGACCAGGAGGAACCGGAAGGCTATGCCCTGGGAGCCGAGGGCCCGGATGTGGGAGATGTACCGGTAGACGTCGCCGATGATGAAGGTGTCGCTGATCATCCAGACCCTGCGGCAGAGCTTCCTGTTGAAGAGGGATGCGTAGTCGATGGCCATGCGGAGGCTGTCCTCGAAATCAGTGGGCCCCACGTTGAGGACGACGGCATCCTCATGGCCTGATGGTTTCTTGAGGTTGGGAAGGAGATCAGCGTAGTCGTCCACCCACTCGAGCTGGGTGAAGAGTTTCTCCCCGTCCGCCTCGAGCACGCTGTCAAAGAGCGCAGAGAGGGGATCGCCGTCGTGTTCGGCAGCTTCGGAGGTGAGCGATTCCTCCATCCACTGTTGCAGCTGGGTCACTATTTTCTGGATGTACCGTGGGTGTTCCGTTCCCGCCATGGCTGAAAGAATCTCCCCTACCGTCCATTTTTCTTCATTTTCTCGTTCGAATGTCATGAAATCCTCCGGAACTTCTATTATGGGGGAAGCATAACATATACCGGTTCCCGCCACAACAAAAAAGGGGGGAAAAAAGGCTGTTTTCAGGCGGAAATTCTCTCGATTTTTCCCCGCCTCATGAGGACGCGTCTGCCGCAGACGCCGTCGAGCCACTGGATGTCGTGGGAGGCAATGAGGGAGATGGTGCCCCATTTCTCCCATGCTTCCCTGATCACCCGGGCCATGAGAAGGGCGTTTTCTTCGTCCACGTGGGCGGTGGGCTCGTCGAGGAGGAGCACTTTCGTCCGCAGGACGAGGCGGGATGCGAGGGCCACTCTCCGCGATTCTCCTCCCGAGAGCCTGAACCATTCTCTTTTGCCGAAGTCCGGGGACAGGCCGACCATTTCGAGGGCTTCGGCAACCCGGTCGGCGAGGCGATCCGTGTCTCCCCGGGCCCGAAGTCCGTAGGCCACGTTCTCGAAGACGGACCGCCGGAGGAGGTAAGGTTCCTGGAGGAGGAGGGTTACTTCCCGGCGGAGTTCCCTTTCCCGTTCTTCCGTTGAGTTTCCCAGGAAGCGGATGGTGCCGGCCGCCGGTTTCAGGAGGAAGGCGAGGGCCTTCAGGAGGGTGCTCTTGCCGCTGCCGTTGTGCCCGGCGAAGGCGGTGGGGCCGTCGGACGGGATGTCCAGCCGGTCGATGCGCAGCACGGGGTCTTCACCGTAGGAACACACGAGGTCTTGGATCTCGTAGAGAGGCAGCGTTCGGGATGTTTGGGCTTGCCTGGTCATGATGCCGTCCTCCTGCGGAGGGCCGCAAGAGACCAGTTGAGGACGAAGGAGAGGACAAGAAGCAGGACGCCGAGAGCGATGCCGGTGGAGAATTCTCCCTTGCCTGTTTCCAGTGTGATGGCGGTGGTGATGGTGCGGGTGTGCCACTTTATGTTGCCGCCGAGCATCATGGAGACGCCCACTTCGGCGGTGACCCTTCCGTAGGCGGTGACGGCGGCGAGGAGGATCTGGTGTCTGCTCTCCCAGAGGGTGGAGAGGGCGAGGCGCTTTCCTCGGGCCCCCAGAGTGAGGAGGGTAAGGCGAAGTCGGTCATCAACGCTTTCCACGGCGGATGCCGTAAGGGCGACCACGATCGGAAGGGCAAGGATGGTTTGGCCGATGGCCATGCCGGGGATGGTGAAGAGAAGCCCGTAGCCGCCGAGGGGCCCCCGGTTGGAAATGAAGGCATAGACGAAGAGTCCCACCACTACGGTGGGGAGGGAAAGGAGGGTGTCCACGGTGATCCGGAGGATTTTGCGCCCCGGGAAGGAGAAGTAGCCGAGGATGAAGCCCGAAGGAACCCCTATGGCCAAGGTAACGGCAATGGACAAACAGGAAAGCTTGAGGGTTGTGCTCACTGCCGTCCATACTTCCTCGTTCATGGTGAAGATGAGGCCGAGCCCCTGGATGAAGCCTTCCGAAAGGTAGTTCACGGAATTCCTCCTTTTCAATAAAAAAATGCCTCTCCCCATACCGCAGGAAAGGCACGCTTTGCGTCCTTCCCTCCTTGCCGTGCGGGAGGCGCTTCCGTTTCCGGGAGCACCCTGTCGGCCATGAATCCGTAGGCTGCCGCCTGTAGGTTTCATGGCTCGGAGGGACCGTCCGCGGGATATTGTACCCTGCCCCTTTCCTGAAGGCAACCGGAAGGAGCGGCCTAAATCCGCAGGCAGCGGGGAGTGTCACCAGTGCTCGCTTGGGCCGCCGGTGCAGATTGTCGTCCTTGACAACTGCACCTGAAACCGACATCCGTGTCGGTTTCTCTCCCCCGGGCGCTGTGCCCGGCGACACTCCTTCTGCCTGAAAAATTTGCGGATTTAGGGCGGTCATAGGGTACAATAACCGGAGAATACGTGCGGAGGTGGATACATGATTCCTTTCAGACTGAGGCGGGAGACCGCCTGCATGGTGATGGTGGACGTTCAGGAGCGGCTTCTTCCCGCCATTTCCGGAGCGGAGGAGATCCGCCGGAATACGGTGAAGCTGGCGACGGCAGCGAGAGTGCTTTCCGTTCCCTTCGTGTACACGGAACAGTACCCCAGGGGGCTCGGCCCCACCGATGGGGAGATCCTGGCGGCCTTGCCTGAGGGCGCCCCCCGCATGGAAAAGACGACGTTTTCCTGCTGCGACGAGGCCGCTTTTGAAGAGCTTCTTCAGGGAACGGGCCGCTCTGTGCCGGTGATATTCGGCATCGAGACCCACATCTGCATCCTTGCTACCGTTCTCGACCTCCTTGAGAAGGGCCGGAAGGTGGTGCTCGCCTCGGATGCCTGCGGGAGCAGGGACCCTCTGAAGGCCGAGCGGGCCCTCTCGGCCATGGTGTCGTCCGGTGCCCTGGCGGTACCCGTGGAGTCGGTGATCTACCACCTGATGGGCAGATCGGGAACGCCTGAGTTCAAGGAGCTTCTCCCCCTCTTCAAGGGATGATGTCCTGAAAAAAACGGAAATTCTGGAAGGAGGCAGCGCGGAACAGTGAACATCGACAGGGAAAAGGCCCTACTGCTGCACCGGAAGGCCCGGGGGAAGATCCGGATCTACCCCACGGTGAACATACGGAACGAGGAAGACCTCGGCATGGTCTACGTCCAGGGGGGCGCATACGCCGCCGCCGGGATCATGGAAGATCCGGAAGCCGTCTTCGAATATTCGGGGAAGGGAAACCGGCTCGCTCTCATCAGCGACGGTTCGGCGGTCCTGGGCATGGGCAACATCGGGCCCAGGGCGGCGCTGCCGGTGATGGAGGGCAAGTGCCTGCTCTTCAAGAACTTCGGCGACGTGAACGCCATTCCTCTCTGCATCGACGCCCGGAATGCCGACGATATCGTCGCCATGGCGAAGATGGTCGCCCCCACCTTCGGGGCGATCAACATCGAGGACGTGTCGAGCCCCAACTCCTTTACCGTGGTGGAGCGCCTCCAGTCTGAGCTGGACATCCCCGTTTTCTGCGACGACCAGCACGGCACGGCGGTGGTGGTTCTGGCCGCGCTGATGAACGCCCTGAAGCTGGTGGAAAAGGAGCTCCGGGATACTTCCACGGTCATCATGGGGGCGGGGGCTGCGGGCATCTCCGTGGCGCGGCTGCTGCTCCACGCGGGTGCGGGGCAGGTCACGGTACTGAACAAGTGCGGCATCATCGGGCCGGGCAACAGCTGCATGAATTTCGTCCAGGAAGAACTGGCGAAACGGCTCGGGGAAACCCGGGGAGGGGCCTCCCTGGATGAAGCCGTGAAGGGAGCGGATGTTTTCATCGGTCTTTCGTCGAGAGGGAAAATCAGTACATCTCACGTGCGCTCCATGAAACCGGGAAGCATTATCCTCGCCCTCTCCATGCCCGAGCCGGAGATCTCCGCGGAAGAGGCTTCCGCCGCCGGCGCCGCCGTTTTCGCCGAAGGGCTCACGGGAACGTCCAACGCCATGCCGAACCTCCACGCCTACCCGGGGATCGCACGGGGGCTTCTGGACGTCCGGGCCAAGGGGCTGAATGAAAACATCCTCATGGCGGCATCCCGGGCCGTTGCGGGAGCGGTGGACCGGAGGCGTCTTTCCCGGCGGTGCATCATCCCGGACCTGTTCTCCGATGAAGTGACCCCCAGGGTGGCCGAGGCCGTGGCCCAGACGGCCATCGCCGAGGGGCTCGCCTCCCTGCATGTTCCGCCGAAACAGGTGTACGAGGAAACCTGGCAGCGTCTCTTCGGCGGCATCATGGAAAGGGTGTAAGAAATCACAGGGGCTGCCCGGAGGAGAGCCCCTGTCGCTTTTTGCGAAGTCTACAGTGCCCGGAAGAGCAGCAATATCGTTCCGGCCAGGGTGACGAAGACCGAGTGACGTTCGCTCTTCCAGAGAACGGAAAGGTCGAAGGGGCCGTCCAGGTCTTCCTGGTTCCACCGCTTGGGGAAGTAGCGCCCGGTCCGTTCCATGTACCGCTCGTACTCCCGGCCGAACTTCCGGCGCAGGAAGGATTCCTCCCAGGGGATGATGAGCACTCCGTAGATCACGAAGAAGGCGACGACAAAGAGAAGCAGGGCCTTCCAGCCGGCGAGGAGCCCCCAGCCGGCGCCGATGAGGCCGTTGCCTATGTAGAGGGGGTTCCGGGCGAGGGCGTAGGGGCCCCAGGTGACAAGCCGCTCCGCCCCTACCTGTTCGCCCCGGTAGCGGGTGATGCACCCGGCGGCCCAAAAGCGGACTCCCTGCCCGAGGAAAACAAGAAGAAGCCCGGCGGTTACGGCGCCGGCGGAAACCGGTTCGGACAGGAAGAAAACTCCAAGAAAGAGGACGGTCCAGAGGCCGCCCCTCAGTTTGAACGCGGCCGCCCGTATATCATTCATGGTGATCACCATGATCATCGGAAAAATCGTTCTCCCCGGCTTCTTCCTCCACCGGGGGCTCATGGTCGTAGAGTTCCTCCGTGACGCCCCAGCCCAGCAGCTTCACCGCCACAACCACGCCCATGGCGATGGCGAGGTATTCGGTGAAAAACCGCCACGCGATGGCCATGACGCCCGCCATATTCCATGGCACCAGCAGCCCGAAGAGGGCGGCTCCTCCGCCTTCCGCCACGCCGCTCGCCCCAGGGGTGGGGACAAAGTACAGAAGGAACGTGAAAACGGCCTGGGCAAGCACCGCCTGAAGATAGTGGAAGGGCAGGTCGACCGACGCGATGAGGCAGGGAAGCACTGAAAAGATGAAAAGCAGGTGGAATACGGAAAGGACGATCGCCAGGAGAAAATATTTCAACCCGCAGGAAAAGAACATCTGGATGTTGAGGTTGTAGTTGTCCACCTCCAGGTTGATCCGCTTGACGATCTTGAGCACCCGTTCGGGCTTGACCACGCCGAAGTTCTTGAGCCACAGGGTGAAGACCCTGCCCCACCTCTTGATGCTCGCGGGCCTGGTAATGCTGAGAACCACGAGGACCCAGGAGATGATGATGAAGGCGAGGACGTAGGAGAACACTCCCTTGAGGAAGAGGCGACCCCTGAGGAGTTCCGGTTCGATGAAGACCGCCACGGGAACGACGATTCCCAGGATGAGGATTGTGAGCAGGGTCCGGGTGAGGGTGATGGCGATTCCCTTGCCGAGGGCGACCTTCCTCTTGTAGAGGACGTAGACCTGGAAGGGCCCCCCGCCGCTCTGCATGGGGGTGACGGCGCAGCCGAAATAGTGAAGCCACGTGAGCACCATTCCCAGCTTGAAGTCGATTTTTTCACCGGCGGCCCGGGCAAGGGCGCAGAATCGGGAGGCGTCACAGGCCCACGCCAAGAGGACAAATACAAGGGCAAGCAGCAGGAGCCGCTTATCGGCACCCAGAACGGTGGACCAGGTTTCGCCGTCCACGCTGGACAGGAGAACCACGGCGCTGACTCCGAAGGAGAGCAGCAGAAAAAGCACCAGGCCTTTACGAAGGGTCAATGAAGGGAAAGCCTCCTCTTTCGGCGGAAAAGCCGGACTACGCTTGTTCTATAATACCTGCTGCGACGCGGATGTCATCGGCTATGAATAACATTGTACCAATTGTACCAGATTTTACGTCCTCCCTGACTGCTGGGAAGGCTGAATTTTCTCTTTCTGTTTCCTTTCCGGGGCCGGTCGTGACAAGGATAAAACGACAGCCGCAGTCGGAAGTAATAGGCCGCGGGGGCGTCTCCTGTCATCCGGTTTTTTCGGAGATCAATGCCCATTTCTTCGGACGCACGGATTGCCATGCCGGGAGCAGACTTCCGGCACAGGCAGCCGGGGAAGCCTTCTTCTACGGGGCTGTAGGGGCATGATAGAAAGTGTCCATGAATGCTCCTTCCCGGGGGAGAAGCTCAGATATGCGGCACTGAATTCCCGAGAGAGCCGGTTCCTTGAACATTCCCCCGGCGGTGCCGCTCTGGTTTGCGGCCACCAGAGTCATGAACCCTATGGATCGAAGCAGCCGGAGAGCTTCCGCGCCGCCCGGCAGCAGTCTTGCCGACGGGGGGTTCGGAGAGGAAGGAAACATTTTCAATGAGGGTACTGCCGCGGTCGAGAAAAACCGCCCGGGCCATTACTGGACCGTGCTGTCGCCGATGTCCCTCAGGGCGCCGATGTATCCGCCGAGGCTCTCGATGCGGGGGAGGATTCCCAACCGGAGGGTGTAGGCCAGTTCGAGGGGTTTGCCCTCCTCCACCGAACGGGAAGCCTTCTCGAGCTCCGCGAGCAGTGCCGCCTTGACTTCACCAAGTCCGCCGCCGCCCACTTCGGAGTCGTTCACCCCGAGAAGAATCTCGCTGTGGTGGATCACCTGGAGGATCCACCCGATCCCTTCCGCCGCTTTCCCGACGAGTTCAAGCCCTTCCGTCGTCCTGTCGGCTTCGAGGTGGTCCGCGGCGCGGCCGAGCCCCGAAGCGAGACGCTGTTGGTATTCAGAAGCGTCGGTCAGCGTTGCGACAAGAAAATCGCGGACCGGCCGACTCCCGAACCGGGCTTCCGTTCCTCCGGACAGGGCAAGGAACGCTTCCTCGTCCAGTTCGGCCCCGTCAATCTCGATGGAGCGGATCAGCCTGCCCTTTTTCCCGAGGGTCTCCTTCACGATCGTAAGCACGTCCTCTTTCGACGGGGCTTCTCCCGGAAAGACGATCTCTTCACCGTCAAGATATATTTTCATGTGCAGCCCTCCCTGGGTGGAGTTTGCCTTGCAGTCCCGCTCCTCCGGAAATCCCGGATGGCGGGCATTCCCGAAAAGCCATTGTATCATGACCGGCACCTGAACAGGAAAGTTTAAGGCGACCCCCTCTTCAGCCGATAAGAAAGGGAAGCATTATACCCTTATTTTCAGGGAGATGGTTTCATGGGTGATTACCAGTCCACTTTTTCCATACCCGGCATTTCCTCCAGCATCGACTGGGGGAGCATGGCGGACAAGCTGCTCGAAAACGCCCGGAAGTCCCAGGAGCCCCTGATAGCCAAGCAGGACACCCTGGAACTGAAGATCGGGCTGTTCAACGAGTTTTCTGCCTCCATGAAAGGCGTCCGGAATACCCTGGCTCCTCTCAAGCTGGCATCCACCTTTAATGCCAAGACCGCCGAATTCTCGGTACTCTCCGGGGTGAACGCCCAGAGCGTGGTGACTGCCACCGTATCCGCCGATGCCGCCGTCAGCCGGCACGAGATCGAGGTTCTGCAGAAGGCTGTCGCCCAAAGCCGGTTCAGTGAGAAGATTGAGACTACTGTAGGGGACGCAGGGCTTGCCGCCTCGCAGAAATTTTACATCAACGTGGGCGGCCGCAGGGCGGAAATTCTGGTCAACACCACCGATTCTCTCACTACCATCGCGCAGAAAATCAACGACGCGAAGGACATCACCATCGACCCCACCACGGGAACGGCCTACGGAGAAAGCCTCGGCATCACCGCATCGGTGATCGACAACCGGCTTATCATCAAGAGCGCCAATACGGGTCTGGGAGAAACTACCGACAAGAGCACCCTCACCAGGGGCAGCGGTACCACCGACAAGCTCGGGTTCACCGTTGCCAAGGACGCGCCGTCGAACGGAACGCTCACCATCAAGACCGACTCCGTCACCTACGTGGAGGGAACCGATTTCACCGTGGACTCGGGAAGCGACGAGATCACCT
It includes:
- the smpB gene encoding SsrA-binding protein SmpB, translated to MADRTVAQNRKARHDYFILETFECGIVLTGTEIKSVRDGKVNLKEGYALIRNGELWLVGVHISPYEKGGYYNHEPLRDRKLLMKKHEILRLFSKVREKGLTLVPLSMYLKEGKRAKVELALVKGKLLHDKRDSIAERDAKRDMERAVRHRNRDD
- a CDS encoding energy-coupling factor ABC transporter ATP-binding protein; amino-acid sequence: MTRQAQTSRTLPLYEIQDLVCSYGEDPVLRIDRLDIPSDGPTAFAGHNGSGKSTLLKALAFLLKPAAGTIRFLGNSTEERERELRREVTLLLQEPYLLRRSVFENVAYGLRARGDTDRLADRVAEALEMVGLSPDFGKREWFRLSGGESRRVALASRLVLRTKVLLLDEPTAHVDEENALLMARVIREAWEKWGTISLIASHDIQWLDGVCGRRVLMRRGKIERISA
- a CDS encoding ABC transporter permease — its product is MNYLSEGFIQGLGLIFTMNEEVWTAVSTTLKLSCLSIAVTLAIGVPSGFILGYFSFPGRKILRITVDTLLSLPTVVVGLFVYAFISNRGPLGGYGLLFTIPGMAIGQTILALPIVVALTASAVESVDDRLRLTLLTLGARGKRLALSTLWESRHQILLAAVTAYGRVTAEVGVSMMLGGNIKWHTRTITTAITLETGKGEFSTGIALGVLLLVLSFVLNWSLAALRRRTAS
- a CDS encoding isochorismatase family protein gives rise to the protein MIPFRLRRETACMVMVDVQERLLPAISGAEEIRRNTVKLATAARVLSVPFVYTEQYPRGLGPTDGEILAALPEGAPRMEKTTFSCCDEAAFEELLQGTGRSVPVIFGIETHICILATVLDLLEKGRKVVLASDACGSRDPLKAERALSAMVSSGALAVPVESVIYHLMGRSGTPEFKELLPLFKG
- a CDS encoding malic enzyme-like NAD(P)-binding protein, giving the protein MNIDREKALLLHRKARGKIRIYPTVNIRNEEDLGMVYVQGGAYAAAGIMEDPEAVFEYSGKGNRLALISDGSAVLGMGNIGPRAALPVMEGKCLLFKNFGDVNAIPLCIDARNADDIVAMAKMVAPTFGAINIEDVSSPNSFTVVERLQSELDIPVFCDDQHGTAVVVLAALMNALKLVEKELRDTSTVIMGAGAAGISVARLLLHAGAGQVTVLNKCGIIGPGNSCMNFVQEELAKRLGETRGGASLDEAVKGADVFIGLSSRGKISTSHVRSMKPGSIILALSMPEPEISAEEASAAGAAVFAEGLTGTSNAMPNLHAYPGIARGLLDVRAKGLNENILMAASRAVAGAVDRRRLSRRCIIPDLFSDEVTPRVAEAVAQTAIAEGLASLHVPPKQVYEETWQRLFGGIMERV
- a CDS encoding isoprenylcysteine carboxylmethyltransferase family protein; protein product: MIMVITMNDIRAAAFKLRGGLWTVLFLGVFFLSEPVSAGAVTAGLLLVFLGQGVRFWAAGCITRYRGEQVGAERLVTWGPYALARNPLYIGNGLIGAGWGLLAGWKALLLFVVAFFVIYGVLIIPWEESFLRRKFGREYERYMERTGRYFPKRWNQEDLDGPFDLSVLWKSERHSVFVTLAGTILLLFRAL
- a CDS encoding flippase-like domain-containing protein; the protein is MTLRKGLVLFLLLSFGVSAVVLLSSVDGETWSTVLGADKRLLLLALVFVLLAWACDASRFCALARAAGEKIDFKLGMVLTWLHYFGCAVTPMQSGGGPFQVYVLYKRKVALGKGIAITLTRTLLTILILGIVVPVAVFIEPELLRGRLFLKGVFSYVLAFIIISWVLVVLSITRPASIKRWGRVFTLWLKNFGVVKPERVLKIVKRINLEVDNYNLNIQMFFSCGLKYFLLAIVLSVFHLLFIFSVLPCLIASVDLPFHYLQAVLAQAVFTFLLYFVPTPGASGVAEGGGAALFGLLVPWNMAGVMAIAWRFFTEYLAIAMGVVVAVKLLGWGVTEELYDHEPPVEEEAGENDFSDDHGDHHE